The proteins below come from a single Sorghum bicolor cultivar BTx623 chromosome 4, Sorghum_bicolor_NCBIv3, whole genome shotgun sequence genomic window:
- the LOC8056677 gene encoding uncharacterized protein LOC8056677 isoform X2, producing MAAALASRVESWVRDQAARLQPWAAALPQAPRWPWPPPRPAWPWPGDRRRQRERMFREEYERRTRQLRELCRAVRVDTVAELQELLCAMVLAECVYKRPVSEMMRYINKFKSDFGENIVSLERVQPSLDHVSHRYLLAEAGDTLFATFIGTKQYKDIIADVNILQGTLFHEDAAQDLAPDVDPEQNDTQKGEGNHGKSYRETSKKLRKSKPAVHRGFLARANGIPALDLYNLAQKRNRKLVLCGHSLGGAVAALATLAILRVIATTPSKEDNRLHVKCITFSQPPVGNAALRDYVHKRGWQGYFKSYCIPEDLVPRILSPAYFHHYNAQTPEASFINKTGVKSEETMEASAERPKGNNGEQLVLGVGPVQKSLWRLSKLVPLEGVRKSLSVIQKQTNIFGKAPSQLDSYLQSKVDESEEPPQSLEIQESSQGIALTPLSDKDGGNTEDNNRTEKINASEAGNSKRWSRVPSLPSYVPFGELYLLGDSSVNTLSDSEYSKMTSVQSVISELRERLQSHSMKSYRARFQKIYDSCMCVNAPVFTGIEQLPQFSHLQELIGLTATDSVELGDIVDPPVIRTATSILPLGWNGLPGGKNAEPLKVDIIGHDLQMCTLFQAQINGNWYSMVTETLPPVTSFSPNGELQPTLQKLRILVGQPLKQPPNYISEAFMVPVMTGADSTPDFGFESLFEDKDCCKGFSGFLIYGTSDFVTVCKKVYVRTRRVRLLGLEGAGKTSLLKAMLGQVKERNSAVLECIHVDLHGKGISSGLCYIDSTTVNLQELPLEVGRFKEELSLGLHDISRKTDLVIAVHNLAHRIPQYQQSNTSQPQPALSLLLDEAKALSIPWILAITNKFSVSAHEQNTLISSAMEAYQASPEMTKVVNSSPFLMPSARNSLQWIRSAAENSGNKDPANRSAYLPVNFALSPFQRKDIVMHVEGVSALRQLVHQVVLNNEEQAFEEKLKIYILRAGGEIE from the exons ATGGCGGCCGCCCTGGCGAGCCGCGTGGAGTCGTGGGTGCGGGACCAGGCGGCGCGGCTGCAGCcctgggcggcggcgctgccgcagGCGCCGCGGTGGCCCTGGCCCCCGCCGCGGCCCGCCTGGCCGTGGCCCGGGGACCGCAGGCGCCAGCGGGAACGAATGTTCCGGGAGGAGTACGAGCGCCGTACCcggcagctccgcgagctctGCCGCGCTGTCCGCGTCGACACCGTGGCCGAGCTCCAGGAGCTGCTCTGCGCCATGGTCCTCGCGGAGTGCGTCTACAAG AGACCTGTTTCGGAGATGATGAGATATATCAACAAGTTTAAGTCTGATTTTGGTGAAAACATTGTGTCCCTAGAGCGTGTTCAACCATCCTTGGATCATGTATCACATCG GTATCTGTTAGCAGAGGCTGGTGACACCCTATTTGCTACATTTATTGGCACAAAGCAGTACAA AGATATTATTGCTGATGTGAATATACTCCAAGGGACCTTATTTCATGAAGATGCTGCTCAGGATTTGGCTCCTGATGTTGACCCTGAACAAAATGATACCCAAAAGGGTGAGGGAAACCATGGGAAATCTTACCGAGAAACATCAAAGAAGCTAAGAAAATCaaaacctgcagtgcaccga GGTTTCTTGGCTCGTGCTAATGGAATTCCAGCACTGGACCTATACAATCTTGCACAGAAAAGGAACAGGAAACTTGTTCTTTGTGGACACTCACTTGGTGGGGCG GTTGCTGCATTGGCTACACTAGCAATCTTGAGAGTTATTGCTACCACTCCATCTAAAGAGGATAACAGGCTTCATGTGAAGTGCATCACCTTCTCTCAGCCACCTGTTGGGAATGCTGCTTTGAGAGA TTATGTTCACAAAAGAGGATGGCAAGGCTACTTCAAATCCTACTGTATTCCAGAAGACTTGGTACCACGCATTCTATCTCCAGCTTACTTTCACCACTACAATGCCCAAACACCTGAAGcatcttttataaataaaactGGTGTGAAATCTGAAGAAACTATGGAGGCAAGTGCGGAAAGACCCAAAGGGAACAATGGAGAACAACTCGTTCTAGGCGTTGGTCCAGTGCAAAAGTCACTTTGGAGGCTTTCAAAACTTGTTCCCTTGGAAGGGGTGCGGAAAAGCTTAAGTGTAATTCAAAAACAAACAAATATTTTTGGGAAAGCACCATCACAATTGGATAGTTATTTGCAGTCAAAGGTTGATGAATCAGAAGAACCACCTCAATCTCTTGAGATTCAGGAAAGTTCACAAGGAATTGCTCTTACCCCTTTATCTGATAAAGATGGAGGGAACACTGAAGATAATAATAGGACTGAGAAAATAAATGCATCTGAAGCAGGGAATTCTAAACGCTGGAGCAGGGTACCTTCTTTGCCATCATATGTGCCATTTGGTGAG CTTTACCTATTGGGAGATTCATCTGTCAATACACTTTCAGATTCAGAATACTCCAAGATGACATCG GTGCAGTCTGTTATATCGGAGTTAAGAGAGCGTTTGCAGTCACACTCAATGAAGTCCTATAGGGCAAGATTTCAAAA AATATATGATTCATGCATGTGTGTAAATGCCCCCGTTTTTACTGGCATTGAGCAATTGCCACAATTTTCACATCTACAAGAATTAATTGGTCTAACAGCTACGGATTCTGTTGAACTTGGTGATATCGTGGACCCTCCTGTTATCCGAACTGCtacttctattcttcctcttggATGGAATGGACTCCCTGGTGGTAAAAATGCTGAGCCCCTGAAAGTTGATATAATTGGGCATGACCTGCAAATGTGCACTCTTTTTCAGGCACAGATAAATGGAAACTG GTATTCCATGGTAACAGAGACTCTACCACCAGTTACTTCATTCTCACCAAATGGAGAACTGCAACCTACATTACAAAAATTGCGGATTCTTGTTGGACAACCACTAAAGCAGCCTCCAAATTACATTAGTGAGGCTTTCATGGTTCCTGTGATGACAGGTGCCGATTCAACCCCGGACTTTGGATTCGAGTCATTATTTGAAGATAAAGATTGCTGCAAGGGTTTCAGTGGATTTCTCATATACGGGACAAGTGATTTTGTAACTGTATGTAAAAAGGTCTATGTTAGGACTCGGAGAGTGCGATTGCTTGGATTAGAG GGGGCAGGCAAAACATCCCTGCTTAAAGCAATGTTAGGACAAGTTAAAGAAAGAAATAGCGCTGTTCTTGAATGCATACATGTCGATTTGCATGGCAAGGGAATATCAAGTGGATTGTGCTACATAGATTCTACAACAGTAAACTTGCAG GAGCTACCTTTGGAGGTTGGGCGGTTCAAAGAAGAACTGTCATTAGGACTCCATGATATCAGCAGGAAGACTGACCTTGTTATTGCTGTGCATAACCTAGCACACCGAATTCCACAGTATCAACAGTCCAATACTTCTCAGCCTCAGCCTGCTCTTTCACTTCTCTTGGATGAAGCCAAGGCGCTAAGCATTCCTTGGATTCTTGCAATAACCAACAAATTCTCTGTTAGTGCGCATGAGCAGAACACATTGATCAGCTCAGCTATGGAAGCATATCAAGCTTCTCCTGAGATGACAAAAGTTGTTAACTCTTCCCCATTTCTGATGCCAAGTGCTAGAAACAGTTTGCAGTGGATCAGATCAGCTGCTGAGAATTCAGGGAACAAGGATCCTGCAAACAGATCTGCTTATCTTCCTGTAAACTTTGCACTGTCACCATTTCAGAGGAAGGACATTGTTATGCATGTGGAGGGTGTTAGTGCCCTTCGTCAACTTGTACATCAAGTAGTCCTcaacaatgaagaacaagcatttGAG GAAAAACTGAAGATCTATATATTGAGGGCAGGAGGGGAGATTGAGTGA
- the LOC8056677 gene encoding uncharacterized protein LOC8056677 isoform X1: MAAALASRVESWVRDQAARLQPWAAALPQAPRWPWPPPRPAWPWPGDRRRQRERMFREEYERRTRQLRELCRAVRVDTVAELQELLCAMVLAECVYKRPVSEMMRYINKFKSDFGENIVSLERVQPSLDHVSHRYLLAEAGDTLFATFIGTKQYKDIIADVNILQGTLFHEDAAQDLAPDVDPEQNDTQKGEGNHGKSYRETSKKLRKSKPAVHRGFLARANGIPALDLYNLAQKRNRKLVLCGHSLGGAVAALATLAILRVIATTPSKEDNRLHVKCITFSQPPVGNAALRDYVHKRGWQGYFKSYCIPEDLVPRILSPAYFHHYNAQTPEASFINKTGVKSEETMEASAERPKGNNGEQLVLGVGPVQKSLWRLSKLVPLEGVRKSLSVIQKQTNIFGKAPSQLDSYLQSKVDESEEPPQSLEIQESSQGIALTPLSDKDGGNTEDNNRTEKINASEAGNSKRWSRVPSLPSYVPFGELYLLGDSSVNTLSDSEYSKMTSVQSVISELRERLQSHSMKSYRARFQKIYDSCMCVNAPVFTGIEQLPQFSHLQELIGLTATDSVELGDIVDPPVIRTATSILPLGWNGLPGGKNAEPLKVDIIGHDLQMCTLFQAQINGNWYSMVTETLPPVTSFSPNGELQPTLQKLRILVGQPLKQPPNYISEAFMVPVMTGADSTPDFGFESLFEDKDCCKGFSGFLIYGTSDFVTVCKKVYVRTRRVRLLGLEGAGKTSLLKAMLGQVKERNSAVLECIHVDLHGKGISSGLCYIDSTTVNLQELPLEVGRFKEELSLGLHDISRKTDLVIAVHNLAHRIPQYQQSNTSQPQPALSLLLDEAKALSIPWILAITNKFSVSAHEQNTLISSAMEAYQASPEMTKVVNSSPFLMPSARNSLQWIRSAAENSGNKDPANRSAYLPVNFALSPFQRKDIVMHVEGVSALRQLVHQVVLNNEEQAFEELARDRLLQELAREKAASLQMKQKPPKRDGSVTAAAVGASLGAGLGIVMAVIMGAASALRKP, encoded by the exons ATGGCGGCCGCCCTGGCGAGCCGCGTGGAGTCGTGGGTGCGGGACCAGGCGGCGCGGCTGCAGCcctgggcggcggcgctgccgcagGCGCCGCGGTGGCCCTGGCCCCCGCCGCGGCCCGCCTGGCCGTGGCCCGGGGACCGCAGGCGCCAGCGGGAACGAATGTTCCGGGAGGAGTACGAGCGCCGTACCcggcagctccgcgagctctGCCGCGCTGTCCGCGTCGACACCGTGGCCGAGCTCCAGGAGCTGCTCTGCGCCATGGTCCTCGCGGAGTGCGTCTACAAG AGACCTGTTTCGGAGATGATGAGATATATCAACAAGTTTAAGTCTGATTTTGGTGAAAACATTGTGTCCCTAGAGCGTGTTCAACCATCCTTGGATCATGTATCACATCG GTATCTGTTAGCAGAGGCTGGTGACACCCTATTTGCTACATTTATTGGCACAAAGCAGTACAA AGATATTATTGCTGATGTGAATATACTCCAAGGGACCTTATTTCATGAAGATGCTGCTCAGGATTTGGCTCCTGATGTTGACCCTGAACAAAATGATACCCAAAAGGGTGAGGGAAACCATGGGAAATCTTACCGAGAAACATCAAAGAAGCTAAGAAAATCaaaacctgcagtgcaccga GGTTTCTTGGCTCGTGCTAATGGAATTCCAGCACTGGACCTATACAATCTTGCACAGAAAAGGAACAGGAAACTTGTTCTTTGTGGACACTCACTTGGTGGGGCG GTTGCTGCATTGGCTACACTAGCAATCTTGAGAGTTATTGCTACCACTCCATCTAAAGAGGATAACAGGCTTCATGTGAAGTGCATCACCTTCTCTCAGCCACCTGTTGGGAATGCTGCTTTGAGAGA TTATGTTCACAAAAGAGGATGGCAAGGCTACTTCAAATCCTACTGTATTCCAGAAGACTTGGTACCACGCATTCTATCTCCAGCTTACTTTCACCACTACAATGCCCAAACACCTGAAGcatcttttataaataaaactGGTGTGAAATCTGAAGAAACTATGGAGGCAAGTGCGGAAAGACCCAAAGGGAACAATGGAGAACAACTCGTTCTAGGCGTTGGTCCAGTGCAAAAGTCACTTTGGAGGCTTTCAAAACTTGTTCCCTTGGAAGGGGTGCGGAAAAGCTTAAGTGTAATTCAAAAACAAACAAATATTTTTGGGAAAGCACCATCACAATTGGATAGTTATTTGCAGTCAAAGGTTGATGAATCAGAAGAACCACCTCAATCTCTTGAGATTCAGGAAAGTTCACAAGGAATTGCTCTTACCCCTTTATCTGATAAAGATGGAGGGAACACTGAAGATAATAATAGGACTGAGAAAATAAATGCATCTGAAGCAGGGAATTCTAAACGCTGGAGCAGGGTACCTTCTTTGCCATCATATGTGCCATTTGGTGAG CTTTACCTATTGGGAGATTCATCTGTCAATACACTTTCAGATTCAGAATACTCCAAGATGACATCG GTGCAGTCTGTTATATCGGAGTTAAGAGAGCGTTTGCAGTCACACTCAATGAAGTCCTATAGGGCAAGATTTCAAAA AATATATGATTCATGCATGTGTGTAAATGCCCCCGTTTTTACTGGCATTGAGCAATTGCCACAATTTTCACATCTACAAGAATTAATTGGTCTAACAGCTACGGATTCTGTTGAACTTGGTGATATCGTGGACCCTCCTGTTATCCGAACTGCtacttctattcttcctcttggATGGAATGGACTCCCTGGTGGTAAAAATGCTGAGCCCCTGAAAGTTGATATAATTGGGCATGACCTGCAAATGTGCACTCTTTTTCAGGCACAGATAAATGGAAACTG GTATTCCATGGTAACAGAGACTCTACCACCAGTTACTTCATTCTCACCAAATGGAGAACTGCAACCTACATTACAAAAATTGCGGATTCTTGTTGGACAACCACTAAAGCAGCCTCCAAATTACATTAGTGAGGCTTTCATGGTTCCTGTGATGACAGGTGCCGATTCAACCCCGGACTTTGGATTCGAGTCATTATTTGAAGATAAAGATTGCTGCAAGGGTTTCAGTGGATTTCTCATATACGGGACAAGTGATTTTGTAACTGTATGTAAAAAGGTCTATGTTAGGACTCGGAGAGTGCGATTGCTTGGATTAGAG GGGGCAGGCAAAACATCCCTGCTTAAAGCAATGTTAGGACAAGTTAAAGAAAGAAATAGCGCTGTTCTTGAATGCATACATGTCGATTTGCATGGCAAGGGAATATCAAGTGGATTGTGCTACATAGATTCTACAACAGTAAACTTGCAG GAGCTACCTTTGGAGGTTGGGCGGTTCAAAGAAGAACTGTCATTAGGACTCCATGATATCAGCAGGAAGACTGACCTTGTTATTGCTGTGCATAACCTAGCACACCGAATTCCACAGTATCAACAGTCCAATACTTCTCAGCCTCAGCCTGCTCTTTCACTTCTCTTGGATGAAGCCAAGGCGCTAAGCATTCCTTGGATTCTTGCAATAACCAACAAATTCTCTGTTAGTGCGCATGAGCAGAACACATTGATCAGCTCAGCTATGGAAGCATATCAAGCTTCTCCTGAGATGACAAAAGTTGTTAACTCTTCCCCATTTCTGATGCCAAGTGCTAGAAACAGTTTGCAGTGGATCAGATCAGCTGCTGAGAATTCAGGGAACAAGGATCCTGCAAACAGATCTGCTTATCTTCCTGTAAACTTTGCACTGTCACCATTTCAGAGGAAGGACATTGTTATGCATGTGGAGGGTGTTAGTGCCCTTCGTCAACTTGTACATCAAGTAGTCCTcaacaatgaagaacaagcatttGAG GAGCTTGCTCGTGATAGATTGTTACAGGAACTAGCGAGAGAGAAAGCAGCGTCCCTGCAAATGAAGCAGAAGCCCCCGAAAAGAGATGGCTCTGTTACAGCTGCTGCTGTAGGTGCTTCTCTGGGTGCGGGCCTGGGAATTGTAATGGCTGTGATAATGGGGGCAGCATCAGCCCTTCGAAAGCCGTGA